In the Plectropomus leopardus isolate mb unplaced genomic scaffold, YSFRI_Pleo_2.0 unplaced_scaffold26359, whole genome shotgun sequence genome, TGAGTTTTAATCACTGATGTAAACTGAATTTAGTTGTTTTGATGGTTATTTCCATATTTGGGTTGAAGTTTTCGGGAGTTGCTCTGTTGCAGTCGAGGTTCTGCTCGGAGACGtcagctggtaaaaaaaaaaaaaaagaaaaagtcttcAGGTGTTTGAGTTTCATCATCACACCTGAGCGTCTGGTGACGTCAGCAGTGACGCCTGCGTGTGGATTCAAAAACAACTTCCTGTCCGCTGCAGGTTGGGGGCGTGTCGGTCAGTGTTTGTTCACGTTCCGACCGTTAACCGCCATCCCCGCCCTCGGGCCCTTAGCGAGCGGGGACACGGGGCTCGGCTGGACCCCGCCGGTCGGCCCCGGGAGGCGTTCTCTgtcggaggaggaggagggccaCGGCGGGGGGCGGAGCCTGGAGGCGACGCAGCGCGGGCTGGGGCTGATGGAGGACAGCGTCTGCTGGCTGCCGTTGAGGAAGGACGAGGTGTTGGAGCCCTGATGGCTGCGGTAGTTATAGTACGCCTGCCAGCCCTGACGCTTCCTCTTCCACCGACAACGCAGGATCCGGATAAACGCCTGAGAACACGGAACACCACCACAGggtcagtgacatcatcacaggCATGGACGAAATTTTGATTTTAGAGGTGGGGGGGACACAAGTGTTTTTCataaaacacgcacacacacacaccacacagagGCACgccgcacgcacacacgcgatTCACAACATAGATAGCACGTggacataaattaaacattagtGTAAATGAAATCTCTAATATTACAATCCGTCTTGCTGACGTGATTCAGGCAGAACAAACGTCCAACATGATGTTCAAAAACCTAGCCGACAGG is a window encoding:
- the LOC121966933 gene encoding alpha-1B adrenergic receptor-like is translated as SFNSSLRPPETFFKVIFWLGYFNSCLNPIIYPCYSREFKQAFIRILRCRWKRKRQGWQAYYNYRSHQGSNTSSFLNGSQQTLSSISPSPRCVASRLRPPPWPSSSSDRERLPGPTGGVQPSPVSPLAKGPRAGMAVNGRNVNKH